The following coding sequences are from one Capsicum annuum cultivar UCD-10X-F1 chromosome 3, UCD10Xv1.1, whole genome shotgun sequence window:
- the LOC107866470 gene encoding uncharacterized protein LOC107866470 translates to MSVSESLPSSSSVSRPCKSLGKINMSPTLSKTPSCKYEYLYEVDVLPPENKISSTYLPLLKKACNPWMQIHSLVQQNPKGVKEFIAASKIDQHSILVTQEEQFITQQMPEDFPRQWKSQGFTHIHFGVVRVAFMYHGRKGKPVVARLSLLDTRYNEYQHANLGMLNITLNAGTIFVTIYPNFNMFLSYPYLTEALKIQVQILGAPQVRDAIHATLHYQLAWRVQNHAMDLSLPGGKNSLLLNVDATNGTTQCAQIPRQISREELVKILPDSWLTNYEKFRDHHQPLQSTESTFIKKNDKTVTVSFDYSHLKKPHKTTFSIHMYQPYDDHPYEKNLETIK, encoded by the coding sequence atgtCGGTGTCCGAGTCTTTACCATCTTCTTCGTCTGTGTCTCGTCCGTGTAAATCCTTAGGAAAAATAAACATGTCTCCTACTCTTAGTAAAACTCCGTCATGCAAATATGAATATCTTTATGAAGTAGATGTGTTACCAcctgaaaataaaatttcttctACATATCTACCTCTACTAAAGAAGGCATGCAATCCATGGATGCAAATCCATTCTTTAGTCCAACAAAATCCAAAGGGAGTCAAAGAATTCATTGCTGCATCAAAAATTGACCAGCACTCTATTCTTGTGACTCAGGAGGAACAATTCATCACTCAACAGATGCCGGAGGATTTTCCTCGACAGTGGAAAAGCCAAGGCTTCACCCATATCCATTTTGGTGTCGTCAGAGTTGCATTTATGTATCACGGAAGAAAAGGGAAGCCAGTAGTGGCACGTCTTTCCCTTCTAGATACTAGATACAACGAGTACCAACATGCGAACTTGGGTATGTTGAACATCACACTGAATGCCGGGACAATCTTTGTCACTATATATCCCAACTTCAACATGTTCCTCTCTTATCCCTATCTAACAGAGGCGCTGAAGATCCAGGTTCAAATCCTTGGAGCCCCGCAAGTTAGAGATGCCATACATGCAACTCTCCACTATCAGTTAGCTTGGCGAGTTCAGAACCATGCTATGGACCTATCTCTTCCAGGTGGCAAAAATTCTTTATTACTAAATGTAGATGCCACCAATGGAACCACACAGTGTGCCCAGATCCCGAGGCAAATATCAAGAGAAGAACTTGTCAAAATTCTTCCAGACTCGTGGTTGACAAATTATGAGAAGTTTAGAGACCATCATCAACCTCTCCAGTCCACCGAATCCACTTTTATCAAAAAGAACGACAAGACAGTTACTGTAAGCTTTGACTACTCTCATCTCAAGAAGCCCCATAAAACAACCTTCTCTATCCATATGTACCAACCTTACGATGACCATCCATATGAGAAGAACCTGGAAACCATAAAATAG